One Equus caballus isolate H_3958 breed thoroughbred chromosome 17, TB-T2T, whole genome shotgun sequence DNA window includes the following coding sequences:
- the TSC22D1 gene encoding TSC22 domain family protein 1 isoform X18: MKSQWCRPVAMDLGVYQLRHFSISFLSSLLGTENASVRLDNSSSGASVVAIDNKIEQAMDLVKSHLMYAVREEVEVLKEQIKELIEKNSQLEQENNLLKTLASPEQLAQFQAQLQTGSPPATTQPQGTTQPPAQPASQGSGPTA, from the exons ATGAAATCCCAATGGTGTAGACCAGTGGCGATGGATCTAGGAGTTTACCAACTGAgacatttttcaatttctttcttgtCATCCTTGCTGGGGACTGAAAACGCCTCTGTGAGACTTGATAATAG CTCCTCTGGTGCAAGTGTGGTAGCTATTGACAACAAAATCGAGCAAGCTATG GATCTGGTGAAAAGCCATTTGATGTATGCGGTTAGAGAGGAAGTGGAGGTCCTCAAAGAGCAAATCAAAGAACTAATAGAGAAAAATTCCCAGTTGGAGCAGGAAAACAATCTGCTGAAGACACTGGCCAGTCCTGAGCAGCTTGCCCAGTTTCAGGCCCAGCTGCAGACTGGCTCCCCCCCTGCCACCACACAGCCACAGGGGACCACACAGCCCCCGGCCCAGCCAGCCTCCCAGGGCTCAGGACCAACCGCGTAG
- the TSC22D1 gene encoding TSC22 domain family protein 1 isoform X20, which yields MDLVKSHLMYAVREEVEVLKEQIKELIEKNSQLEQENNLLKTLASPEQLAQFQAQLQTGSPPATTQPQGTTQPPAQPASQGSGPTA from the exons ATG GATCTGGTGAAAAGCCATTTGATGTATGCGGTTAGAGAGGAAGTGGAGGTCCTCAAAGAGCAAATCAAAGAACTAATAGAGAAAAATTCCCAGTTGGAGCAGGAAAACAATCTGCTGAAGACACTGGCCAGTCCTGAGCAGCTTGCCCAGTTTCAGGCCCAGCTGCAGACTGGCTCCCCCCCTGCCACCACACAGCCACAGGGGACCACACAGCCCCCGGCCCAGCCAGCCTCCCAGGGCTCAGGACCAACCGCGTAG